From Drosophila yakuba strain Tai18E2 chromosome 2L, Prin_Dyak_Tai18E2_2.1, whole genome shotgun sequence, one genomic window encodes:
- the LOC6528766 gene encoding plectin isoform X4: MSRDEYNPVTSSGVRSPGRVRRLQELPTVDRSPSRDYGAPRGSPLAMGSPYYRDMDEPTSPAGAGHHRSRSASRPPMAHAMDYPRTRYQSLDRGGLVDPHDREFIPIREPRDRSRDRSLERGLYLEDELYGRSARQSPSAMGGYNTGMGPTSDRAYLGDLQHQNTDLQRELGNLKRELELTNQKLGSSMHSIKTFWSPELKKERALRKEESAKYSLINDQLKLLSTENQKQAMLVRQLEEELRLRMRQPNLEMQQQMEAIYAENDHLQREISILRETIKDLECRVETQKQTLIARDESIKKLLEMLQAKGMGKEEERQMFQQMQAMAQKQLDEFRLEIQRRDQEILAMAAKMKTLEEQHQDYQRHIAVLKESLCAKEEHYNMLQTDVEEMRARLEEKNRLIEKKTQGTLQTVQERNRLTSELTEIKDHMDIKDRKISVLQRKIENLEDLLKEKDNQVDMARARLSAMQAHHSSSEGALTSLEEAIGDKEKQMAQLRDQRDRAEHEKQEERDLHEREVADYKIKLRAAESEVEKLQTRLERAVTERERLEIKLEASQSELGKSKAELEKATCEMGRSSADWESTKQRIARLELENERLKHDLERSQNVQKLMFETGKISTTFGRTTMTTSQELDRAQERADKASAELRRTQAELRVTQSDAERAREEAAALQEKLEKSQGEVYRLKAKLENAQGEQESLRQELEKAQSGVSRIHADRDRAFSEVEKIKEEMERTQATLGKSQLQHEKLQNSLDKAQNEVDHLQDKLDKASTENRRLVLEKEKLTYDYDNLQSQLDKALGQAARMQKERETLSLDTDRIREKLEKTQVQLGRIQKERDQFSDELETLKERSESAQTLLMKAARDREAMQTDLEVLKERYEKSHAIQQKLQMERDDAVTEVEILKEKLDKALYASQKLIDEKDTSNKEFEKMLEKYDRAQNEIYRLQSRCDTAEADRARLEVEAERSGLAASKAREDLRKLQDESTRLQEACDRAALQLSRAKECEDNARSELEHSRDRFDKLQTDIRRAQGEKEHFQSELERVTYELERAHAAQTKAGASVEAAKEEAAHYAVELEKMRDRYEKSQVELRKLQDTDTFGRETRRLKEENERLREKLDKTLMELETIRGKSQYESESFEKYKDKYEKIEMEVQNMESKLHETSLQLELSKGEVAKMLANQDKQRSELERAHIEREKARDKHEKLLKEVDRLRLQQSSVSPGDPVRASTSSSSALSAGERQEIDRLRDRLEKALQSRDATELEAGRLAKELEKAQMHLAKQQENTESTRIEFERMGAELGRLHDRLEKAEAEREALRQASRSGGAGSAPHPQLEKHVQKLESDVKQLAMEREQLVLQLEKSQEILMNFQKELQNAEAELQKTREENRKLRNGHQLPPAAAPPAGASPAEIQAMQKEIQTLQQKLQESERALQAAGPQQAQAAAAAGASREEIEQWRKVIEQEKGRADMADKAAQEMHKRIQLMDQHIKDQHAQMQKMQQQMQQQQQAAQQAAQQAAQQAAQQQQSAASAGGADAKELEKVRGELQAACTERDRFQQQLELLVTELEKSKMSNQEQTKQLQTAQQQVQQLQQQVQQLQQQMQQLQQAASAGAGATDVQRQQLEQQQKQLEEVRKQIDNQAKATEGERKIIDEQRKQIDAKRKDIEDKEKKMADFDVQLRKRKEQMDQLEKSLQTQGGGAAAAGELNKKLMDTQRQLEACVKELQNTKEEHKKAATETERLLQLVQMSQEEQNAKEKTIMDLQQALKIAQAKVKQAQTQQQQQQDAGPAGFLKSFF; the protein is encoded by the exons CAATGGGCAGTCCATACTACCGCGACATGGATGAGCCAACCAGTCCGGCCGGAGCGGGTCACCATCGCAGCCGGAGCGCCAGCAGACCACCGATGGCCCATGCCATGGACTATCCAA GAACCCGCTACCAATCGCTGGATCGCGGCGGACTCGTTGATCCCCACGATCGCGAGTTCATACCCATTCGGGAGCCCCGCGACCGCTCCAGGGACAGATCCCTCGAACGGGGCCTGTACCTAGAGGACGAGCTCTATGGCAGATCAGCGCGCCAGAGTCCCAGCGCCATGGGTGGATACAACACGGGCATGGGGCCCACATCGGATCGAGCTTACTTGGGCGACCTGCAGCACCAGAACACCGACCTGCAGCGGGAGCTGGGGAACCTCAAGCGGGAACTGGAGCTGACCAACCAGAAGCTGGGCAGCTCGATGCACAGCATCAAGACCTTCTGGTCGCCGGAGCTCAAGAAGGAGCGGGCTCTTAGGAAGGAGGAGAGCGCCAAGTACAGTCTGATCAACGATCAGTTGAAGCTGCTCAGCACGGAGAACCAG AAACAAGCCATGCTGGTGCgccagctggaggaggagctgcgccTGCGGATGCGACAGCCCAACTTGGagatgcagcagcagatggAGGCGATCTACGCGGAGAACGACCACTTGCAGCGGGAGATCAGCATCCTGCGCGAGACGATCAAGGATCTCGAGTGCCGGGTGGAGACCCAGAAGCAAACACTGATTGCCCGCGACGAGAGCATCAAGAAGCTGCTGGAAATGCTGCAGGCCAAGGGAATGG GCAAAGAGGAGGAGCGCCAGATGTTCCAGCAGATGCAGGCCATGGCCCAGAAGCAG CTGGACGAATTCCGTCTTGAAATACAGAGAAGGGATCAAGAGATCCTGGCGATGGCGGCCAAAATGAAAACCCTCGAGGAGCAGCACCAG GACTACCAGCGGCACATAGCGGTGCTCAAGGAGTCGCTATGTGCCAAAGAGGAGCACTACAACATGCTGCAGACGGACGTCGAGGAGATGCGCGCCCGCCTCGAGGAGAAGAACCGCCTCATCGAGAAGAAGACCCAGGGCACCCTGCAGACGGTCCAGGAGCGCAACCGCCTCACCAGCGAGCTCACCGAGATCAAGGACCACATGGACATCAAGGACCGCAAGATCAGCGTGCTGCAGCGCAAG ATTGAAAACCTGGAGGATCTGCTGAAGGAGAAGGACAACCAGGTGGATATGGCGCGGGCACGTTTGTCGGCCATGCAGGCGCACCACAGCAGCTCCGAGGGCGCCTTGACCAGCCTGGAGGAGGCCATCGGCGACAAGGAGAAGCAGATGGCCCAGCTGCGGGATCAGCGGGATCGCGCAGAGCACGAGAAGCAGGAGGAGCGGGATCTTCACGAGCGCGAGGTGGCCGACTACAAGATCAAGCTGCGGGCCGCCGAGAGCGAGGTGGAGAAGCTGCAGACGCGCCTGGAGCGGGCGGTCACCGAGCGGGAGCGGCTGGAGATCAAGCTGGAGGCCTCGCAGAGCGAACTGGGCAAGTCGAAGGCTGAGCTGGAGAAGGCCACCTGCGAAATGGGCAGGAGCAGCGCCGACTGGGAGTCCACCAAGCAGAGGATCGCCCGCCTGGAGCTGGAGAACGAGCGGCTGAAACACGATCTGGAGCGTTCGCAG AATGTACAAAAGTTAATGTTCGAAACGGGCAAGATATCG ACAACCTTTGGCAGGACCACGATGACCACGTCCCAGGAACTGGATCGAGCCCAGGAGCGGGCCGACAAGGCCTCAGCGGAGCTGCGACGCACCCAGGCCGAGCTGAGAGTCACACAG TCGGATGCGGAAAGAGCACGCGAGGAGGCGGCCGCCCTGCAGGAGAAGCTGGAGAAGAGCCAGGGCGAGGTGTACCGACTCAAGGCCAAGCTGGAGAACGCCCAGGGTGAGCAGGAGAGTCTGCGccaggagctggagaaggcgCAGAGCGGTGTCTCTCGCATCCACGCCGACCGCGATCGG GCCTTCTCCGAGGTGGAAAAGATCAAGGAGGAGATGGAGCGCACCCAGGCCACGTTGGGCAAGTCGCAGCTGCAGCACGAGAAGCTGCAAAACTCGCTGGACAAGGCCCAGAACGAGGTCGATCATCTGCAGGATAAGCTGGACAAGGCCAGCACGGAGAACCGCCGCCTGGTGCTCGAGAAGGAGAAGCTCACCTACGACTACGACAACCTGCAGTCGCAGCTGGACAAGGCCTTGGGCCAGGCCGCCAGGATGCAGAAGGAGCGCGAGACCCTCTCCTTGGACACGGATCGCATTCGCGAGAAGCTGGAGAAGACGCAG GTGCAACTGGGTCGCATCCAGAAGGAGCGGGATCAATTCTCCGATGAGCTGGAGACGCTCAAGGAGCGCTCGGAATCGGCACAGACCCTCCTCATGAAGGCCGCCCGCGACCGGGAGGCGATGCAAACGGATCTGGAGGTCCTCAAGGAGCGCTACGAGAAGTCGCACGCCATCCAGCAGAAACTCCAG ATGGAGCGCGACGATGCGGTCACCGAAGTCGAGATCCTCAAGGAGAAACTGGACAAGGCGCTGTACGCCAGCCAGAAGCTGATCGACGAGAAGGACACCTCCAACAAGGAGTTTGAAAAGATGCTGGAGAAGTACGACAGGGCCCAGAACGAGATCTATCGCCTTCAGTCCCGCTGCGATACGGCAGAGGCGGACAGAGCCCGCctggaggtggaggcggagCGATCTGGTCTGGCTGCCAGCAAGGCTCGCGAGGATCTGCGCAAGCTGCAGGACGAGAGCACCCGGCTGCAGGAGGCCTGCGATCGGGCGGCGCTCCAGTTGAGCCGCGCCAAGGAGTGCGAGGACAATGCGCGCAGCGAGCTGGAGCACAGTCGCGATCGCTTCGACAAGCTGCAAACGGACATTCGGCGGGCCCAGGGCGAGAAGGAGCACTTCCAGTCCGAGCTGGAGAGGGTCACCTACGAACTGGAGCGGGCACATGCCGCCCAAACCAAGGCGGGCGCCAGCGTGGAGGCGGCCAAGGAGGAGGCGGCCCACTATGCCGTGGAGCTTGAGAAAATGCGCGACCGCTACGAGAAGAGCCAGGTGGAGCTGCGCAAACTGCAGGACACAGACACCTTTGGCCGGGAGACGCGCCGCCTCAAGGAGGAGAACGAGCGGCTGCGCGAGAAGCTGGACAAGACGCTTATGGAACTGGAGACCATCCGCGGCAAGTCGCAGTACGAGTCGGAGTCCTTCGAGAAGTACAAGGACAAGTACGAGAAGATCGAGATGGAGGTGCAGAACATGGAGTCGAAGCTGCACGAGACCAGCCTGCAGCTGGAGCTATCGAAGGGCGAGGTGGCCAAGATGCTGGCCAACCAGGACAAGCAGCGATCCGAGCTGGAACGGGCGCACATCGAGCGGGAGAAGGCCCGGGACAAGCATGAGAAGCTACTGAAGGAGGTCGATCGTTTGCGCCTGCAACAGTCCTCGGTGAGCCCCGGCGATCCGGTCCGAGCGTCGACGTCCTCCTCTTCCGCTCTGTCCGCTGGCGAGCGGCAGGAGATCGACCGCCTGCGGGATCGCCTTGAGAAGGCGCTGCAGTCGCGTGACGCCACCGAGCTGGAGGCCGGTCGCTTGGCCAAGGAACTGGAGAAGGCGCAAATGCATCTGGCCAAGCAGCAGGAGAACACCGAGTCCACGCGCATCGAGTTCGAGCGCATGGGTGCTGAGCTGGGTCGCCTTCACGATCGCCTCGAGAAGGCCGAGGCTGAGCGGGAGGCACTGCGTCAAGCGAGCCGGAGCGGCGGAGCAGGCTCTGCCCCCCATCCGCAGCTGGAGAAGCACGTCCAGAAGCTGGAGTCAGACGTCAAGCAGCTGGCCATGGAGCGGGAGCAGCTGGTCCTGCAACTGGAGAAGAGCCAGGAGATCCTCATGAACTTCCAAAAGGAGCTCCAGAACGCAGAGGCGGAGTTGCAGAAGACGCGCGAGGAGAACCGCAAGCTGCGCAACGGTCACCAACTGCCGCCTGCCGCCGCTCCACCCGCCGGAGCCTCTCCCGCCGAGATCCAGGCCATGCAGAAGGAGATCCAGACCCTCCAGCAGAAGCTCCAGGAGTCGGAGCGCGCCCTGCAGGCCGCCGGTCCCCAACAGGCCCAGGCTGCCGCGGCGGCGGGCGCGAGTCGCGAGGAGATCGAGCAATGGCGCAAGGTCATCGAGCAGGAGAAGGGTCGCGCCGACATGGCCGACAAGGCTGCCCAGGAGATGCACAAGCGCATTCAG CTTATGGACCAACACATCAAGGATCAGCACGCCCAGATGCAAaagatgcagcagcagatgcaacagcagcagcaggcggcgcAACAGGCCGCGCAGCAGGCGGCGCAGCAggcggcgcagcagcagcagtccgCAGCAAGTGCCGGCGGAGCGGACGCCAAAGAGTTGGAGAAGGTCAGGGGCGAACTGCAGGCGGCGTGCACCGAGCGGGATCGcttccagcagcagctggagctcCTGGTCACGGAGCTGGAGAAGAGCAAG ATGTCCAACCAGGAGCAGACAAAACAGCTCCAAACGGCgcagcagcaagtgcagcaactgcagcagcaggtacaacagctgcaacagcagatgcaacaactgcagcaggcTGCCAGTGCGGGAGCAGGCGCCACCGACGTGCAGcgccagcagctggagcagcagcagaagcagctggaggaggtgCGCAAGCAGATCGACAACCAGGCCAAGGCCACCGAGGGCGAGCGCAAGATCATCGACGAGCAGCGCAAGCAGATCGACGCCAAGCGCAAGGACATCGAGGACAAGGAGAAGAAGATGGCCGATTTCGACGTCCAGCTGCGCAAGCGCAAGGAGCAGATGGACCAGCTGGAGAAGTCCCTCCAGACGCAAGGAGGCGGAGCGGCGGCCGCCGGCGAGCTGAACAAGAAGCTCATGGACACGCAGCGGCAGCTGGAAGC ATGCGTCAAGGAGCTTCAGAATACAAAGGAGGAGCACAAGAAGGCGGCAACCGAAACGGAGCGTTTGCTGCAATTGGTACAAATGTCGCAGGAGGAGCAGAACGCCAAGGAGAAGACCATCATGGATTTGCAACA AGCCTTAAAGATCGCTCAAGCCAAAGTCAAACAAGCAcaaacgcagcagcagcaacagcaggat GCTGGGCCAGCTGGCTTCTTGAAGAGCTTTTTCTAA
- the LOC6528766 gene encoding plectin isoform X2 produces MSRDEYNPVTSSGVRSPGRVRRLQELPTVDRSPSRDYGAPRGSPLAMGSPYYRDMDEPTSPAGAGHHRSRSASRPPMAHAMDYPRTRYQSLDRGGLVDPHDREFIPIREPRDRSRDRSLERGLYLEDELYGRSARQSPSAMGGYNTGMGPTSDRAYLGDLQHQNTDLQRELGNLKRELELTNQKLGSSMHSIKTFWSPELKKERALRKEESAKYSLINDQLKLLSTENQKQAMLVRQLEEELRLRMRQPNLEMQQQMEAIYAENDHLQREISILRETIKDLECRVETQKQTLIARDESIKKLLEMLQAKGMGKEEERQMFQQMQAMAQKQLDEFRLEIQRRDQEILAMAAKMKTLEEQHQDYQRHIAVLKESLCAKEEHYNMLQTDVEEMRARLEEKNRLIEKKTQGTLQTVQERNRLTSELTEIKDHMDIKDRKISVLQRKIENLEDLLKEKDNQVDMARARLSAMQAHHSSSEGALTSLEEAIGDKEKQMAQLRDQRDRAEHEKQEERDLHEREVADYKIKLRAAESEVEKLQTRLERAVTERERLEIKLEASQSELGKSKAELEKATCEMGRSSADWESTKQRIARLELENERLKHDLERSQMQLEEQTTLHKTTFGRTTMTTSQELDRAQERADKASAELRRTQAELRVTQGETEKRFSDAERAREEAAALQEKLEKSQGEVYRLKAKLENAQGEQESLRQELEKAQSGVSRIHADRDRAFSEVEKIKEEMERTQATLGKSQLQHEKLQNSLDKAQNEVDHLQDKLDKASTENRRLVLEKEKLTYDYDNLQSQLDKALGQAARMQKERETLSLDTDRIREKLEKTQVQLGRIQKERDQFSDELETLKERSESAQTLLMKAARDREAMQTDLEVLKERYEKSHAIQQKLQMERDDAVTEVEILKEKLDKALYASQKLIDEKDTSNKEFEKMLEKYDRAQNEIYRLQSRCDTAEADRARLEVEAERSGLAASKAREDLRKLQDESTRLQEACDRAALQLSRAKECEDNARSELEHSRDRFDKLQTDIRRAQGEKEHFQSELERVTYELERAHAAQTKAGASVEAAKEEAAHYAVELEKMRDRYEKSQVELRKLQDTDTFGRETRRLKEENERLREKLDKTLMELETIRGKSQYESESFEKYKDKYEKIEMEVQNMESKLHETSLQLELSKGEVAKMLANQDKQRSELERAHIEREKARDKHEKLLKEVDRLRLQQSSVSPGDPVRASTSSSSALSAGERQEIDRLRDRLEKALQSRDATELEAGRLAKELEKAQMHLAKQQENTESTRIEFERMGAELGRLHDRLEKAEAEREALRQASRSGGAGSAPHPQLEKHVQKLESDVKQLAMEREQLVLQLEKSQEILMNFQKELQNAEAELQKTREENRKLRNGHQLPPAAAPPAGASPAEIQAMQKEIQTLQQKLQESERALQAAGPQQAQAAAAAGASREEIEQWRKVIEQEKGRADMADKAAQEMHKRIQLMDQHIKDQHAQMQKMQQQMQQQQQAAQQAAQQAAQQAAQQQQSAASAGGADAKELEKVRGELQAACTERDRFQQQLELLVTELEKSKMSNQEQTKQLQTAQQQVQQLQQQVQQLQQQMQQLQQAASAGAGATDVQRQQLEQQQKQLEEVRKQIDNQAKATEGERKIIDEQRKQIDAKRKDIEDKEKKMADFDVQLRKRKEQMDQLEKSLQTQGGGAAAAGELNKKLMDTQRQLEACVKELQNTKEEHKKAATETERLLQLVQMSQEEQNAKEKTIMDLQQALKIAQAKVKQAQTQQQQQQDAGPAGFLKSFF; encoded by the exons CAATGGGCAGTCCATACTACCGCGACATGGATGAGCCAACCAGTCCGGCCGGAGCGGGTCACCATCGCAGCCGGAGCGCCAGCAGACCACCGATGGCCCATGCCATGGACTATCCAA GAACCCGCTACCAATCGCTGGATCGCGGCGGACTCGTTGATCCCCACGATCGCGAGTTCATACCCATTCGGGAGCCCCGCGACCGCTCCAGGGACAGATCCCTCGAACGGGGCCTGTACCTAGAGGACGAGCTCTATGGCAGATCAGCGCGCCAGAGTCCCAGCGCCATGGGTGGATACAACACGGGCATGGGGCCCACATCGGATCGAGCTTACTTGGGCGACCTGCAGCACCAGAACACCGACCTGCAGCGGGAGCTGGGGAACCTCAAGCGGGAACTGGAGCTGACCAACCAGAAGCTGGGCAGCTCGATGCACAGCATCAAGACCTTCTGGTCGCCGGAGCTCAAGAAGGAGCGGGCTCTTAGGAAGGAGGAGAGCGCCAAGTACAGTCTGATCAACGATCAGTTGAAGCTGCTCAGCACGGAGAACCAG AAACAAGCCATGCTGGTGCgccagctggaggaggagctgcgccTGCGGATGCGACAGCCCAACTTGGagatgcagcagcagatggAGGCGATCTACGCGGAGAACGACCACTTGCAGCGGGAGATCAGCATCCTGCGCGAGACGATCAAGGATCTCGAGTGCCGGGTGGAGACCCAGAAGCAAACACTGATTGCCCGCGACGAGAGCATCAAGAAGCTGCTGGAAATGCTGCAGGCCAAGGGAATGG GCAAAGAGGAGGAGCGCCAGATGTTCCAGCAGATGCAGGCCATGGCCCAGAAGCAG CTGGACGAATTCCGTCTTGAAATACAGAGAAGGGATCAAGAGATCCTGGCGATGGCGGCCAAAATGAAAACCCTCGAGGAGCAGCACCAG GACTACCAGCGGCACATAGCGGTGCTCAAGGAGTCGCTATGTGCCAAAGAGGAGCACTACAACATGCTGCAGACGGACGTCGAGGAGATGCGCGCCCGCCTCGAGGAGAAGAACCGCCTCATCGAGAAGAAGACCCAGGGCACCCTGCAGACGGTCCAGGAGCGCAACCGCCTCACCAGCGAGCTCACCGAGATCAAGGACCACATGGACATCAAGGACCGCAAGATCAGCGTGCTGCAGCGCAAG ATTGAAAACCTGGAGGATCTGCTGAAGGAGAAGGACAACCAGGTGGATATGGCGCGGGCACGTTTGTCGGCCATGCAGGCGCACCACAGCAGCTCCGAGGGCGCCTTGACCAGCCTGGAGGAGGCCATCGGCGACAAGGAGAAGCAGATGGCCCAGCTGCGGGATCAGCGGGATCGCGCAGAGCACGAGAAGCAGGAGGAGCGGGATCTTCACGAGCGCGAGGTGGCCGACTACAAGATCAAGCTGCGGGCCGCCGAGAGCGAGGTGGAGAAGCTGCAGACGCGCCTGGAGCGGGCGGTCACCGAGCGGGAGCGGCTGGAGATCAAGCTGGAGGCCTCGCAGAGCGAACTGGGCAAGTCGAAGGCTGAGCTGGAGAAGGCCACCTGCGAAATGGGCAGGAGCAGCGCCGACTGGGAGTCCACCAAGCAGAGGATCGCCCGCCTGGAGCTGGAGAACGAGCGGCTGAAACACGATCTGGAGCGTTCGCAG ATGCAGCTAGAAGAACAGACCACACTACACAAA ACAACCTTTGGCAGGACCACGATGACCACGTCCCAGGAACTGGATCGAGCCCAGGAGCGGGCCGACAAGGCCTCAGCGGAGCTGCGACGCACCCAGGCCGAGCTGAGAGTCACACAG GGCGAAACTGAAAAACGTTTT TCGGATGCGGAAAGAGCACGCGAGGAGGCGGCCGCCCTGCAGGAGAAGCTGGAGAAGAGCCAGGGCGAGGTGTACCGACTCAAGGCCAAGCTGGAGAACGCCCAGGGTGAGCAGGAGAGTCTGCGccaggagctggagaaggcgCAGAGCGGTGTCTCTCGCATCCACGCCGACCGCGATCGG GCCTTCTCCGAGGTGGAAAAGATCAAGGAGGAGATGGAGCGCACCCAGGCCACGTTGGGCAAGTCGCAGCTGCAGCACGAGAAGCTGCAAAACTCGCTGGACAAGGCCCAGAACGAGGTCGATCATCTGCAGGATAAGCTGGACAAGGCCAGCACGGAGAACCGCCGCCTGGTGCTCGAGAAGGAGAAGCTCACCTACGACTACGACAACCTGCAGTCGCAGCTGGACAAGGCCTTGGGCCAGGCCGCCAGGATGCAGAAGGAGCGCGAGACCCTCTCCTTGGACACGGATCGCATTCGCGAGAAGCTGGAGAAGACGCAG GTGCAACTGGGTCGCATCCAGAAGGAGCGGGATCAATTCTCCGATGAGCTGGAGACGCTCAAGGAGCGCTCGGAATCGGCACAGACCCTCCTCATGAAGGCCGCCCGCGACCGGGAGGCGATGCAAACGGATCTGGAGGTCCTCAAGGAGCGCTACGAGAAGTCGCACGCCATCCAGCAGAAACTCCAG ATGGAGCGCGACGATGCGGTCACCGAAGTCGAGATCCTCAAGGAGAAACTGGACAAGGCGCTGTACGCCAGCCAGAAGCTGATCGACGAGAAGGACACCTCCAACAAGGAGTTTGAAAAGATGCTGGAGAAGTACGACAGGGCCCAGAACGAGATCTATCGCCTTCAGTCCCGCTGCGATACGGCAGAGGCGGACAGAGCCCGCctggaggtggaggcggagCGATCTGGTCTGGCTGCCAGCAAGGCTCGCGAGGATCTGCGCAAGCTGCAGGACGAGAGCACCCGGCTGCAGGAGGCCTGCGATCGGGCGGCGCTCCAGTTGAGCCGCGCCAAGGAGTGCGAGGACAATGCGCGCAGCGAGCTGGAGCACAGTCGCGATCGCTTCGACAAGCTGCAAACGGACATTCGGCGGGCCCAGGGCGAGAAGGAGCACTTCCAGTCCGAGCTGGAGAGGGTCACCTACGAACTGGAGCGGGCACATGCCGCCCAAACCAAGGCGGGCGCCAGCGTGGAGGCGGCCAAGGAGGAGGCGGCCCACTATGCCGTGGAGCTTGAGAAAATGCGCGACCGCTACGAGAAGAGCCAGGTGGAGCTGCGCAAACTGCAGGACACAGACACCTTTGGCCGGGAGACGCGCCGCCTCAAGGAGGAGAACGAGCGGCTGCGCGAGAAGCTGGACAAGACGCTTATGGAACTGGAGACCATCCGCGGCAAGTCGCAGTACGAGTCGGAGTCCTTCGAGAAGTACAAGGACAAGTACGAGAAGATCGAGATGGAGGTGCAGAACATGGAGTCGAAGCTGCACGAGACCAGCCTGCAGCTGGAGCTATCGAAGGGCGAGGTGGCCAAGATGCTGGCCAACCAGGACAAGCAGCGATCCGAGCTGGAACGGGCGCACATCGAGCGGGAGAAGGCCCGGGACAAGCATGAGAAGCTACTGAAGGAGGTCGATCGTTTGCGCCTGCAACAGTCCTCGGTGAGCCCCGGCGATCCGGTCCGAGCGTCGACGTCCTCCTCTTCCGCTCTGTCCGCTGGCGAGCGGCAGGAGATCGACCGCCTGCGGGATCGCCTTGAGAAGGCGCTGCAGTCGCGTGACGCCACCGAGCTGGAGGCCGGTCGCTTGGCCAAGGAACTGGAGAAGGCGCAAATGCATCTGGCCAAGCAGCAGGAGAACACCGAGTCCACGCGCATCGAGTTCGAGCGCATGGGTGCTGAGCTGGGTCGCCTTCACGATCGCCTCGAGAAGGCCGAGGCTGAGCGGGAGGCACTGCGTCAAGCGAGCCGGAGCGGCGGAGCAGGCTCTGCCCCCCATCCGCAGCTGGAGAAGCACGTCCAGAAGCTGGAGTCAGACGTCAAGCAGCTGGCCATGGAGCGGGAGCAGCTGGTCCTGCAACTGGAGAAGAGCCAGGAGATCCTCATGAACTTCCAAAAGGAGCTCCAGAACGCAGAGGCGGAGTTGCAGAAGACGCGCGAGGAGAACCGCAAGCTGCGCAACGGTCACCAACTGCCGCCTGCCGCCGCTCCACCCGCCGGAGCCTCTCCCGCCGAGATCCAGGCCATGCAGAAGGAGATCCAGACCCTCCAGCAGAAGCTCCAGGAGTCGGAGCGCGCCCTGCAGGCCGCCGGTCCCCAACAGGCCCAGGCTGCCGCGGCGGCGGGCGCGAGTCGCGAGGAGATCGAGCAATGGCGCAAGGTCATCGAGCAGGAGAAGGGTCGCGCCGACATGGCCGACAAGGCTGCCCAGGAGATGCACAAGCGCATTCAG CTTATGGACCAACACATCAAGGATCAGCACGCCCAGATGCAAaagatgcagcagcagatgcaacagcagcagcaggcggcgcAACAGGCCGCGCAGCAGGCGGCGCAGCAggcggcgcagcagcagcagtccgCAGCAAGTGCCGGCGGAGCGGACGCCAAAGAGTTGGAGAAGGTCAGGGGCGAACTGCAGGCGGCGTGCACCGAGCGGGATCGcttccagcagcagctggagctcCTGGTCACGGAGCTGGAGAAGAGCAAG ATGTCCAACCAGGAGCAGACAAAACAGCTCCAAACGGCgcagcagcaagtgcagcaactgcagcagcaggtacaacagctgcaacagcagatgcaacaactgcagcaggcTGCCAGTGCGGGAGCAGGCGCCACCGACGTGCAGcgccagcagctggagcagcagcagaagcagctggaggaggtgCGCAAGCAGATCGACAACCAGGCCAAGGCCACCGAGGGCGAGCGCAAGATCATCGACGAGCAGCGCAAGCAGATCGACGCCAAGCGCAAGGACATCGAGGACAAGGAGAAGAAGATGGCCGATTTCGACGTCCAGCTGCGCAAGCGCAAGGAGCAGATGGACCAGCTGGAGAAGTCCCTCCAGACGCAAGGAGGCGGAGCGGCGGCCGCCGGCGAGCTGAACAAGAAGCTCATGGACACGCAGCGGCAGCTGGAAGC ATGCGTCAAGGAGCTTCAGAATACAAAGGAGGAGCACAAGAAGGCGGCAACCGAAACGGAGCGTTTGCTGCAATTGGTACAAATGTCGCAGGAGGAGCAGAACGCCAAGGAGAAGACCATCATGGATTTGCAACA AGCCTTAAAGATCGCTCAAGCCAAAGTCAAACAAGCAcaaacgcagcagcagcaacagcaggat GCTGGGCCAGCTGGCTTCTTGAAGAGCTTTTTCTAA